In Euphorbia lathyris chromosome 10, ddEupLath1.1, whole genome shotgun sequence, the DNA window TCTGCTGGAGCTGGACCGGAAACAAACCCGAGTTCAAGCTTTAGGTCTTGAACCGCAATGGTTAGTAGACCATTAACGCTTTTAACCAAAGCATCTTCAAGCTGTGAGTTCGACGCGCTGATTTCGTTGAAGTTGATCAAGTGCACAGGGATATCCAACTGAGAAAAGCGCGTGGAGGACACGAGCGATGATGAGCGCTTTTCTGTAACGTAGTTCGTGTGGGACCTATCATCGTGGCCGTTGGAAAGAATGATGATGCTGGCAACGAGATTTTTTACTCGTCGATCTTCAATCACTTTCGCGGCCTTTTTTAGCACGTTGGTTGCACTCATTCCTTGGCCAGTGTTCCCTACAGCGTCCACAATACGACGCACCGATCTACGTCCATCTGGAGTCATCCGCTTTAAGGGCAGCAGCCGCTTGGACGCCGCGGAAAACGCCACAACCGATAACCGATCTGTGGAATTCAGCGACGATATCATTAATCTCATCATTTGTAACTTGAATCCACGTATCCTCTCACTCATGTCCACCACGATAACTAAATCAATCGGAAGCCGACTCGTCGCTGGAGACGGCGGAGGCGCTTTCACTTTAAGCACCACGACTTGAGTCTGGTAACTCTTCCCAACCGCGACAATGGAAGATTCTGGCAGCAAAGTCACCTCCACTAACTTAGTCGCTTTAACAGGTACATGAGCGACACAGAAACCTTGAAACTCATGAGTAGGGATgtccagaaaaagaaaaagggaaagatAGAGAGAATGGAAAAATGGAGTGAttatgtattttatttattagtggggttatttttgtaattttattatatgtGGGTCCCATTATATAaatggataattaaaaaatgatgacgtggcacgttgacttttggttgaccggtcattttaaccggccatacacaaaagtgggaggtcacctataagttcgtatacattagtgagacaaattgaaggttgtagaccaaagtgtgaaacgggacaaaggttgtacaccattgatgaaatttacccctcaTCTAACAATGATAGTAACCCCAAAGGCTTATGTATAAAAGCTAACACAAAACAAGCAAGTTGGTTTTCCAGAATATTTGAATTAATTCAACTATGATGCCATGTAGTGAGATTAAAAAAACGAGTTATTGCAAACCAACTTCGGGATATGACAAGTATTATCAGATTGATACCGATTATTTTTTAGCCATTTGATCTCGAAATAAGAAAGTTTGACGAGCTTTCGACAAAAACACATtcctaacaaaaaaaatgtcgTACTTTGGAAAAAGAGGGTCGAAGACTCCATTTCATAAGTTACTTATTTGAAAATAACATTGTTAGTTTCTCAGCTTTCTCTCCATACCTAATAACATTATCAAGCTTTTTAAtaagaaataaattttatattcaaaacaaTAGTTAATTTACATGCTTTATTCCGCTTTTTCAAATCAAAACATAAATTCTAAGGTTCTACTCAAAACCTTATCTTTTCTTCGTTGAGAACTAATTACCAAAACCCTACTCATACATGATGAGTATAGTAAAAACTGTAAGTTATAAGTGCATGCCAACATCACAAACAAAACCAATAATTTTCTTGGCCAAGTcctaacaaacaaaaaaaacatcattcaacagtaatttttgtaattaaagtGATAATAAAATCTAGCAACATATTGAACATCATGAACATGCTCTAACAATGTTACAAAGAACTGTAACTCAAGGGGAGAAGTAATCCATATAGCCCAACCACCTAGTTCGAATTAACCATTAGTTGCCATTATTAGGTACCGTTTAAGCATTATGCTCATCTTTAGTGTCCATAATTTAATGAACTCCTGACGTTGAACTTCAGAATTAGAAACAAAGCTTAAAAATTCCACTTTGTGGCATGAGAAGTAATGCCATGTAAAAGCTAatatattgttttttatttctattGCTTCTCTTCGACACCAATAACAATCTACCATCACAAATTAAATAATTTCTAATTCAATATCTTTTAAGAACCATTCTAGCAACATATATTGAAAAAGTGCACATACTTGTGAACCAATAGTTACTCTGCAAGCTATTAGAGAAAAAGTATGTGAGATATTGAAATGCAATGGTGGTGGGCTCCAACCATGATCAATTTTCTAATCCACCTATTTTATGGAAAAATCAAGTTGGCCAAGAAATAAAGATGAGCTTTAAGTAGATGCATGAAAAGTGGACAAGTCCAGAAGAAAATTATTTACTACTAGTCAAACAAAGACGAGCTTCTGGTGTTTTTTACTTTTCTTTATCTTAAGCTCATTTGTTttctttatattttgatatagcTTCCTCCTCCAAAAACGGAACTAAGAAAGTTCATAGATCGATCCAAACAAATACTAGTGAAATTGCTGACGAAACCCCAGAAATCTCTAATGAGATTACTGAAATCTCAGAAATCCCCAACGAGACTGCTGCTGCTAAGAAAGTGGTTAAACCTTGCAAAGTTAATCCCAAAGTCTTTGATCAGCCATCAACCTTATTCGCCTTTCGCCTAAACGACCTTCAAAAAGAGTATACATGGCTTCGACAGATGACAATTTCCTTACCCAAAGGAGATGAAAGGGCTCATCTCCCCCGCCAACCCCTCTACAACCAAATTATGTATTTTTACCCAATACTTGGAGTGGGAAATGAAGTTTCCTCTTCCCAAAGGCATAGAGGTCATACTAAATGAATTCAACATTTGTCCCTGCCAAATAACTCTTAATGCCTAGCTGGAGTTACTTAGCTTCGACAAGATTTGGGCAGACCTTAATATCGAACTAACTGGCGCTTTGTTTTACCACTTCTAGCATCCAACGAAGAAACCTGGAGAAGATATGATCTACTGGACTTTTTGCAAGAAAAGATGCCCCTTTATGAAGAAAAAGGTGCAAAGCGTCAAAGACTTTAAGCCGAAGTGGTTTTTGTTGGTCCCTTTGTAATGtgagaattagttccaagggggggggggggttaatgaactatttaaaaattttctcTTTTAAGCTGACTTTCTTTTTCGACCTAAGGTTTTTCACTTA includes these proteins:
- the LOC136208064 gene encoding E3 ubiquitin-protein ligase WAV3-like, which produces FLFLDIPTHEFQGFCVAHVPVKATKLVEVTLLPESSIVAVGKSYQTQVVVLKVKAPPPSPATSRLPIDLVIVVDMSERIRGFKLQMMRLMISSLNSTDRLSVVAFSAASKRLLPLKRMTPDGRRSVRRIVDAVGNTGQGMSATNVLKKAAKVIEDRRVKNLVASIIILSNGHDDRSHTNYVTEKRSSSLVSSTRFSQLDIPVHLINFNEISASNSQLEDALVKSVNGLLTIAVQDLKLELGFVSGPAPAEIAAVYPLTGQPTVFGAGSVRIGNLYAEEERELLVELKVAASSLIRSLIFWLFFSSS